From Aptenodytes patagonicus chromosome 1, bAptPat1.pri.cur, whole genome shotgun sequence, one genomic window encodes:
- the LOC143158026 gene encoding histone H2A-like, with protein MEIAGEKAASSMSGAEEVCTTPEQEREPEVACSGGPSEGSEAKAKKSRSSRSSRAGLLFPVSRVERQLRRGHFAERFGARAPVYLAAVLQWVTHKAMDMAGKISKKSKQQRISPSHLQMAVQKSSVLRKLLRGGVPGHHGRAVPQSQRVASPSKKKMTKSKKRRPMQRAAPARATAAVK; from the coding sequence ATGGAGATAGCTGGGGAGAAAGCTGCGAGCAGCATGTCCGGAGCAGAGGAGGTCTGCACAACGCCTGAGCAGGAGAGGGAGCCCGAAGTGGCATGTTCTGGGGGCCCCTCCGAAGGCAGCGAAGCAAAGGCCAAAAAGAGCCGCTCCTCCCGGTCCTCCCGGGCCGGGCTGCTCTTCCCGGTGAGCCGCGTAGAGAGGCAGCTGCGCAGAGGCCACTTTGCTGAGCGCTTTGGAGCCAGGGCCCCCGTCTATCTGGCTGCGGTGCTGCAGTGGGTGACGCACAAGGCCATGGACATGGCTGGCAAGATTTCCAAGAAGAGCAAGCAGCAGCGCATTTCTCCATCGCACTTGCAGATGGCGGTGCAAAAGAGCTCTGTGCTCAGGAAGCTCCTGCGAGGCGGCGTGCCTGGGCACCACGGCAGGGCTGTCCCGCAAAGCCAGCGCGTGGCCTCACCCTCCAAAAAGAAGATGACCAAGAGTAAGAAGAGACGCCCCATGCAAAGGGCTGCACCTGCCCGTGCCACTGCTGCTGTGAagtaa
- the LOC143155823 gene encoding olfactory receptor 2A12-like: protein MQNETSVTEFILLGFSSNPVLRLCLFGIFSVLYSATLMGNALVFVLICLDYRLHSPMYFFLCHLSIVDICYASNNVPHMLRNLLGQGRTISFAGCGTQIHLYLIFALTECVLLAAMSYDRYVAICHPLRYALIMNRRVCLTLAAVSWAFGFLFGTLQASLALHLPFCGPCEVDHFFCEILAVLKLACTDTTANKVLIFAVCVCFLLFPLALILISYLHILATILRIRSAAGWHKTFSTCGSHLAVVGLFYGNAIFMYMGPGSGNSSGREKVLSLFYSLVSPSLNPLIYSLRNKQVKEALLKLQRRKRVFHSV, encoded by the coding sequence atgCAGAATGAAACGTCTGTCACAGAATTCATCCTCCTGGGGTTCTCCAGCAACCCAGTCCTGCGGCTCTGCCTCTTTGGCATTTTCTCTGTCCTCTACTCTGCCACTCTGATGGGAAACGCCCTTGTCTTTGTGCTTATCTGCCTGGACTACCGCCTCCACagccccatgtacttcttcctctgcCACCTCTCCATCGTGGACATCTGCTACGCCTCCAACAATGTTCCCCATATGCTGAGGAACCTCCTTGGACAAGGCAGAACCATCTCCTTTGCTGGCTGTGGGACACAGATACATCTTTATTTAATCTTTGCACTTACAGAGTGCGTGCTGCTGGCCGCGATGTCTTATGATCGCTACGTGGCAATCTGCCATCCCCTCCGCTATGCCCTTATCATGAACCGGAGGGTGTGCCTCACCCTTGCTGCAGTTTCATGGGCTTTTGGGTTCCTATTTGGTACACTACAAGCCTCTCTGGCTTTACACTTGCCTTTCTGTGGCCCCTGCGAGGTTGACCACTTCTTCTGTGAAATCCTTGCTGTCTTAAAGCTGGCCTGCACTGACACTACTGCCAATAAAGTCCTGATCTTTGCTGTTTGCGtgtgcttcctcctcttccctttagCCTTAATCCTAATTTCCTACCTGCACATCCTGGCCACCATTCTGCGCATCCGCTCTGCGGCAGGATGGCACAAAACCTTCTCCACCTGTGGCTCCCACCTGGCCGTGGTGGGTCTGTTTTATGGAAACGCCATCTTCATGTACATGGGGCCCGGGAGCGGTAACTCATCTGGGAGGGAGAaagttctttcccttttctacAGTCTCGTCAGCCCAAGTTTGAACCCCCTGATTTACAGTCTGAGGAACAAGCAGGTGAAGGAAGCCTTGCTGaagcttcagagaaggaaaagagtttTTCATTCCGTGTAG